The Nocardioides ginsengisegetis region GTTCTCGATCATGAAGTTCGGCACGAAGCGGTCGATCCAGCACCGCCGCGACGCCAAGAAGCTCAACGAGCTCTCCCGCAAGCTCGACCGCGTCGAGTCCGAGCGTGCCGAGGACGACACCGACACCCGCGAGGAGCACCGGGGCGAGCACTCGCTCTGACCCCGGCTCACCCGGGTCCGGCCCGCGCCTCGGCCTCGAGATCGGCGAGCTGACCCAGCCAGTGCGGGCCGGCGACACGCACGCGCACCTGGACGTCCCGACCGGTCACCGAGCAGCCGACGAGCACCGCTCCGTTGGCCGAGGCCAACACCGATCCCACGCCGCACGGGTCACCCCCTCGGGCCGCCGCCTGCGCGGCCGCGAGGGCGGCGAGGTCGGCGGCCGACTGCGCGTCGCGATGGGCCTTCACGAGTGCCGAGACCACGCCCAGGGCCGCGCCGAGGACGAGCAGGACCCCGGCGCAGGCCACCACGACGAGCGTGACCGAACCGCGCTCGTCGCGCCGGCTCACGGCAGCTCCTCGACCGCGGCCACCGCGGTGGCGTGCAGGTGCACGCCGGGCACGAAGCGAAACAGCCCGCCCGGTCCCGCCACCTCACCGGTCGCGGTCACGGTCACCCGATCACCGTCGGACCCGAGTGTGATCCGGCTGCCGTCGGGGGCGACGGCGAGCCCACGCGCCACCGCCACTCCCTCCGCGTCTCCGCGGGCGGCGGCCCGGGCCGACTCCCGCGCCGCGTCGACGATCCGGACCTGTGCCGCCCCGACGGAGAGCAGCCAGACCAGCCCGACCGTGACCGCGAGCAGCAGCGGCATCGCCAGGGCGAGCTCGGCCGTCGCGGCGCCGCACTGCCCGGGGGCTCGTCTCATCCGATGCCCAGCAGCGAGAGCACGTGGTCGAAGAGCGTGTGCAGCAGCTGGTCGCCGAAGCCGCCGGTGAGGAGCTTGTAGAGCAGGCCGGCGAGCCCGGCGCCGGCGGCGGTGCCGACGGCGTACTCCGCGGTCGTGATGCCGTGCTCGGACTGCCGGGTCGTGGTGGCGGACGGTGCTGTCATGAGGGACCTCCTGGTGAGGGGCGGCCGCGGCGCGGCCTCGTGGTCCGACCCTCGGCCAGGTCGGGGACGTCGCGCCGGGACGCGGACGCCGCCTGGGGACGGAGGACTCGCGGGGGCCGGCGGTGGACGACTCGTGGCCTGGTCGCTACAGGTCGAGCGAGGTGAGCAGGGCTGCCACCAGGGGGACGATCCCGATCAGCACGAAGGCCGGCAGCAGGCACAGGCCGAGCGGGACGGCCGCCTTGACGCCGACCGCCCGGGCGCGCTCCTCGACGTCGCCCCGTGCCCGCTCGCCGAGCTCGTCGGCGAGTCGCTCCACCGAGCGCACGACCGAGGCGCCCGTCGCCTGCGCCCGGGCCAGGGCCCGTCCGAGCGGCGCCAGGTCGGGGTCGTCGACGAGCGAGCCCCAGACCTCGACCGGGTCGAGGCCGAGGGCCAGCCGGGCGCCGACCCGGTCGAGGCGCTCGGCTGCGGGGCCGGGCAGGGCGGCGCACACCAGCCGGAGCGCGTCCTCGGGGGCCGTGCCGGACCGGAGGGCCGAGGCGAACAGGCTGACGAGGTGCGGCAGGTCCCGCCGGACCAGGGCCCGGCGACGGCGTACGTCGGCGGGCTCCGCGCGTCCGGCCACGACCCACGCCGCGACCGCGACAGCCAGCCCCGCCACCGGCCCGGCGCGGCCGTCGACGAAGAGCGCACCGCCCGCCCCGGCGAGGAGAGCGAGCAGGAGCCGGTGGCGCCGCAACCCGCCAGCCCGCGGCGTCGGCGGCGCGGCCGTGGCCGGCCCACGCGACAGACGGGGCCGCCCGGGCACGAGGAGGAACGCGGCCGCGGCCGCGGAGACGCCGGCGAGCCACGCCTGGCTGCTCACGGCCCGGCGTCCACGGCCCGGGCGATGGTCTCGATCCAGGCGAGCCCGACGAAGCCGAACACCAGGCCCGCAGCGAGGCAGGCGAGTCCGACCGGGTGGCCGAGCAGGAAGCCCCAGGGGTCGCCCCCGGCCCCCGAGCCCGTCGCCAGGGACAGCACGGGCAACCCGGCGACCAGGCGCGCCGTCGCGCGTGCCGAGGCCAGCTCGCCGTCCACCACGCGGCCGGTGGCCGCCGCGGCGCGCAGGTCGCGGGCCACCCGGTCGACCGCCTCGGCGAGGCCCTGCCCGGTGCGGTGGGCCACCTGCCAGGCAGCCGCGACCAGCCGGAGGTCCCCGCAGCCCGGGCCGGTTGCGAGGCCACGGAGGGCGGCGGGGACGTCGGCCCCCACCCGGAAGGCCGCGGCGGCGGGTGCGAGGGGGGGCCAGGAGGCGGCGGCCCGGTCGAGCGCGGCACCGGGCGGCTGCCCTGCTGCGAGCTCGGCGGCGAGCAGCTCGCACGTCTCCCGGACACGCTGGGCCGTCGCCCGGACAGCCAGCCGTCGGCGTCGTGCGACCACGAGGTGGGCCGCGCCGGCCAGCACCCCGGCACCGATCACGAGCAGCACCATCCGGCGGCCGGGCACGGCGATCGCCGCCCCGGCGAGAAGGAGCCCGGCGCCGGCGACGGCCGCCGGGAGTGGCACGGCCCGGGGCGTCGGGAGGGACGGTCGACGCGGCAGCAGCAGGAGCACGGCGAGGGCCGCGCACCCGGCCGCGAGGATCACGCCGACCACCGCCGTGCCAGCAGGGCGTCGAGCCGCGCGGCGGCCGGCCCGGGCACCGCCCCACCGTCGGGCGCCAGGTCGAGCGCGGCCTCCATGGCCACCAGGCCGGCCGGCGTCCGCACCGGCACCGCCACCTGCCGCAGCCGGCGGCGTCCATCGCGCCCGCGGCCGAGGTGCAGGACCACGTCCACCGCCGAGGCGAGCTGGCTGTGCGCGGCCTCGCGGCCCAGCCCCGCCGCGAGAGCCAGCGCCTCCACCCGGCTCGGGACGTCCAGCGCCGAGTTGGCGTGGAGCGTGCCGCATCCTCCCTCGTGGCCGGTGTTGAGGGCGGCGAGGAGATCCACGATCTCGCCCCCGCGCACCTCCCCCACGACCAGCCGGTCGGGCCGCATCCGCAGCGCCTGGCGGACCAGGGTGCGGAGGTCGATCGCGCCGGCGCCCTCGATGTTGGGCGGTCGGCTCTCGAGGCCGACCACGTGGGGGTGTTCGGGGCGCAGCTCGCTCGCGTCCTCGACTAGGACCAGGCGCTCCCGCGGGTCGACCAGGCTGAGCAGGGCCGAGAGCAGGGTCGTCTTGCCGGTGCCTGTGCCGCCGGTGACCAGGAACGCCAGCCGCGACTCGACGACCGCCGCGACGAGCCGTGCCGTGGCGGCGTCGAGGGTGCCGGCCTCGACCAGCTCGGGGAGGGAGAAGGCGGTGGCCCGGGGCACGCGCAGCGAGATCACGGTGCCTGGCCGGGACACCGGCGACAGCACCGCGTGCAAGCGGCTGCCGTCGGCCAGGCGGAGGTCGACGTACGGGCTGGCGTCGTCGAGCCGACGACCGCCCAGGGCCGCGAGGCGCTGGGCCAGGCGGCGGACCGACTCCTCGTCGGGGAAGCGGACGTCGGTGGGCTCGAGGCCCTCGCCGCGGTCGAGGTAGACGTGCTCCGCACCGTTGACGAGTACGTCGCTCACGCCCGGCAGCCGCAGCAGCGGCTCGAGCGGTCCCGCGCCGACCACGTCGCGCCGCAGCGCCTCGTAGACCGCCAGCACCGTCGCGTCACCGACCGGCCGGCCCGACTCGCGCAGCGCGACCGCGACCCGGTGGGGCGTCAGGTCGCCCGGCTCGCGCGCCAGCCGTTCGCGGACCGCCTCGAGGTCGCCCGTCATGCCGCGGCCCCCATCACGCGCAGCTGGGCCAGCAGGTCGACGACCGCCCGGCCCAGGGGTCCGCGACGCGACCGGACCGGGCCCATCCCGAGGTCGACGGCCTCCGGGAGTCCCCGCTGGTCGGCCATCGAGGCGAGCACCGGGACCCCGGTCACCCGCGCGATCCGTTCCGGGGCGATGCCGGTGCCGCGGACCACGAGCCGCAGCCGGGACGGATCGGCGAGCCGGGCGCACAGG contains the following coding sequences:
- a CDS encoding Rv3654c family TadE-like protein, giving the protein MSRRDERGSVTLVVVACAGVLLVLGAALGVVSALVKAHRDAQSAADLAALAAAQAAARGGDPCGVGSVLASANGAVLVGCSVTGRDVQVRVRVAGPHWLGQLADLEAEARAGPG
- a CDS encoding TadE family type IV pilus minor pilin, with amino-acid sequence MRRAPGQCGAATAELALAMPLLLAVTVGLVWLLSVGAAQVRIVDAARESARAAARGDAEGVAVARGLAVAPDGSRITLGSDGDRVTVTATGEVAGPGGLFRFVPGVHLHATAVAAVEELP
- a CDS encoding DUF4244 domain-containing protein is translated as MTAPSATTTRQSEHGITTAEYAVGTAAGAGLAGLLYKLLTGGFGDQLLHTLFDHVLSLLGIG
- a CDS encoding type II secretion system F family protein — translated: MSSQAWLAGVSAAAAAFLLVPGRPRLSRGPATAAPPTPRAGGLRRHRLLLALLAGAGGALFVDGRAGPVAGLAVAVAAWVVAGRAEPADVRRRRALVRRDLPHLVSLFASALRSGTAPEDALRLVCAALPGPAAERLDRVGARLALGLDPVEVWGSLVDDPDLAPLGRALARAQATGASVVRSVERLADELGERARGDVEERARAVGVKAAVPLGLCLLPAFVLIGIVPLVAALLTSLDL
- a CDS encoding type II secretion system F family protein, which codes for MILAAGCAALAVLLLLPRRPSLPTPRAVPLPAAVAGAGLLLAGAAIAVPGRRMVLLVIGAGVLAGAAHLVVARRRRLAVRATAQRVRETCELLAAELAAGQPPGAALDRAAASWPPLAPAAAAFRVGADVPAALRGLATGPGCGDLRLVAAAWQVAHRTGQGLAEAVDRVARDLRAAAATGRVVDGELASARATARLVAGLPVLSLATGSGAGGDPWGFLLGHPVGLACLAAGLVFGFVGLAWIETIARAVDAGP
- a CDS encoding TadA family conjugal transfer-associated ATPase, whose translation is MTGDLEAVRERLAREPGDLTPHRVAVALRESGRPVGDATVLAVYEALRRDVVGAGPLEPLLRLPGVSDVLVNGAEHVYLDRGEGLEPTDVRFPDEESVRRLAQRLAALGGRRLDDASPYVDLRLADGSRLHAVLSPVSRPGTVISLRVPRATAFSLPELVEAGTLDAATARLVAAVVESRLAFLVTGGTGTGKTTLLSALLSLVDPRERLVLVEDASELRPEHPHVVGLESRPPNIEGAGAIDLRTLVRQALRMRPDRLVVGEVRGGEIVDLLAALNTGHEGGCGTLHANSALDVPSRVEALALAAGLGREAAHSQLASAVDVVLHLGRGRDGRRRLRQVAVPVRTPAGLVAMEAALDLAPDGGAVPGPAAARLDALLARRWSA